The Trueperaceae bacterium genome includes a window with the following:
- a CDS encoding methylenetetrahydrofolate reductase — translation MRISVELLPRDAASLDAQLDELAALGGPSRVDTVNLPDVLRFEVRSWEAAARVAEEGYRVVPHVRAIDVDPSRPPAFLDALDAAGLDEVLVVAGDAPADLSRPVYATDSVTLIRRLKAARPAWRVYAALDPYRTDFVSERRYLDRKVEAGADGVFTQPFFDVRLAEIWAEWTDDLTVPRFWGATSVTSERSARYWTTRNRAVLPGAFAPTLAHSREVARDLLAFARGRGDGVYFMPIRASVRAYLDGVV, via the coding sequence GTGCGGATCTCGGTCGAGTTGTTGCCGCGCGACGCGGCGTCCCTCGACGCGCAGCTCGACGAGTTGGCGGCGCTCGGGGGGCCCTCGCGGGTGGATACGGTGAACCTGCCCGACGTGCTGCGCTTCGAGGTGCGCTCGTGGGAGGCGGCGGCGCGCGTCGCGGAGGAGGGCTACCGGGTGGTGCCGCACGTCCGCGCGATCGACGTCGACCCGTCGCGCCCGCCGGCGTTCCTGGACGCCCTCGACGCGGCCGGCCTCGACGAGGTGCTGGTGGTGGCGGGGGACGCGCCGGCGGACCTCTCGCGCCCGGTGTACGCGACCGATTCGGTGACCCTGATCCGGCGCCTGAAGGCGGCCCGCCCGGCGTGGCGGGTGTACGCCGCCCTGGATCCGTACCGGACCGACTTCGTGTCCGAACGGCGCTACCTGGACCGGAAGGTGGAGGCGGGCGCGGACGGCGTGTTCACGCAGCCGTTCTTCGACGTGCGGCTGGCGGAGATCTGGGCGGAGTGGACCGACGACCTGACGGTGCCGCGCTTCTGGGGCGCGACGAGCGTCACGAGCGAGCGGTCGGCGCGGTACTGGACGACCCGCAATCGAGCGGTCCTGCCGGGCGCCTTCGCGCCGACGTTGGCGCACAGTCGCGAGGTGGCCCGCGACCTCTTGGCGTTCGCGCGGGGGCGGGGGGACGGCGTGTACTTCATGCCGATCCGCGCGTCGGTGCGCGCGTACCTGGACGGCGTCGTCTGA
- a CDS encoding MFS transporter — MVHPELPLHVARRRHAEALAAAERRRRLRRSRTPADALTATYATANALVWGATVTPMATAVLFATSRGFTLADVGAFGAAYAATVALLEVPSGAWADAWGRIRTVALGGVVTIAALAALLAAFDLPMLLTYAVLAGAGRALTSGALEAWFVDALATADPGAPLQPRLATANAAELAALALGTLGGSLLPGAFAGVGTGDGAWLTPLATPLLASIALHAVAATYLWVGVAPLETAAPQRAAADRAGVRDVLRAVARDAAHDRELRALLSVQALLGASVAMLEAFWQPALAAYLPAPETRTAPFGMVLAGGFGAAILGTYAATWLARRTGGAYARVAAAGLALQAGALAALAVADTAWAVAAAIVAVYLAMGGTGPLLATLLHARSASERRSATLSAASLATFLGALLGASVGGRVAEGVGLEVVWFTAAGLVAFASVRLAASRGVRRADDARAPEAPGRADVRAVEAAFRPGRDGP, encoded by the coding sequence ATGGTCCACCCGGAGCTCCCCCTGCACGTCGCGCGGAGGCGGCACGCCGAGGCGCTCGCCGCCGCGGAACGCCGGCGCCGCCTCCGCCGGTCGCGCACCCCCGCCGACGCCCTCACGGCCACGTACGCGACCGCGAACGCGTTGGTGTGGGGCGCGACCGTGACGCCGATGGCGACGGCGGTGCTGTTCGCCACCTCGCGCGGCTTCACGCTGGCCGACGTCGGAGCGTTCGGGGCGGCGTACGCCGCCACGGTCGCGCTGCTCGAGGTCCCCTCCGGCGCGTGGGCGGACGCCTGGGGCCGCATCCGGACCGTCGCGCTCGGGGGCGTCGTGACGATCGCTGCGCTGGCGGCGCTCCTCGCCGCGTTCGACCTCCCGATGCTGCTGACCTACGCGGTCCTCGCGGGGGCGGGCCGCGCACTCACGTCCGGTGCGCTCGAGGCGTGGTTCGTCGACGCGTTGGCGACCGCCGACCCGGGCGCCCCGCTGCAGCCGCGCCTGGCGACGGCGAACGCCGCGGAGCTCGCCGCCCTCGCGCTCGGGACGCTCGGAGGCAGCCTGCTGCCCGGCGCGTTCGCCGGCGTGGGGACGGGGGACGGGGCGTGGCTCACGCCGCTCGCCACGCCGCTGCTGGCCTCGATCGCCCTGCACGCCGTCGCGGCGACGTACCTGTGGGTGGGCGTCGCCCCGCTGGAGACCGCGGCCCCGCAGCGGGCCGCGGCCGACCGGGCAGGCGTACGCGACGTCCTTCGCGCCGTGGCGCGCGACGCGGCGCACGACCGGGAGCTGCGCGCGCTGCTGAGCGTCCAGGCGTTGCTGGGGGCGTCGGTCGCGATGCTCGAGGCGTTCTGGCAACCGGCCTTGGCGGCGTACCTCCCCGCCCCCGAGACCCGGACGGCGCCGTTCGGCATGGTGTTGGCGGGCGGGTTCGGTGCGGCGATCCTGGGGACGTACGCCGCGACGTGGCTCGCGCGCCGGACCGGCGGGGCGTACGCCCGCGTGGCCGCCGCCGGCCTGGCGCTGCAGGCCGGCGCCCTCGCCGCGCTCGCGGTCGCCGACACCGCGTGGGCGGTGGCGGCGGCGATCGTGGCGGTCTACCTGGCGATGGGCGGGACGGGGCCGCTGCTCGCGACGCTGCTGCACGCGCGCAGCGCGTCCGAGCGTCGGTCCGCGACGCTGTCGGCCGCGTCGCTGGCGACGTTCCTCGGGGCTCTGCTGGGCGCCTCGGTGGGCGGGCGCGTGGCCGAGGGGGTGGGTCTGGAGGTCGTGTGGTTCACGGCGGCCGGCCTGGTGGCGTTCGCCTCCGTCCGGTTGGCGGCGTCGCGGGGCGTGCGCCGGGCGGACGACGCGCGCGCCCCGGAGGCTCCGGGGCGCGCGGACGTTCGTGCGGTCGAGGCGGCGTTCAGGCCGGGGCGCGACGGCCCTTGA
- a CDS encoding HD domain-containing protein: MTHAGDDGGLAYLRRMYRLKTTPREGWVRLGVADPESVADHTWGTAALCMAFADAAGVDAGEALEIAVAHDLAESVTGDVATRDVGLDAAARARRDAAKAEAEAAAMTHLETRPGDLPSVAARARIRARWEAYEARASEAARFVRDMNLVDMALQARLYAEAVEAGADDAGGGGRRVSAPFDEFLASAEARASTDVGRALLARVREGA; this comes from the coding sequence ATGACGCACGCGGGGGACGACGGCGGCCTCGCCTACCTACGCCGGATGTACCGACTGAAGACCACGCCGCGGGAAGGCTGGGTCCGGCTCGGGGTCGCCGACCCGGAGTCGGTGGCCGACCACACGTGGGGGACGGCGGCTCTGTGCATGGCGTTCGCCGACGCCGCCGGCGTCGACGCCGGCGAGGCGCTGGAGATCGCCGTCGCGCACGACCTGGCGGAGTCGGTGACGGGGGACGTCGCGACGCGCGACGTCGGGCTCGACGCCGCCGCCCGGGCGCGCCGCGACGCCGCGAAGGCGGAGGCGGAGGCCGCCGCCATGACGCACCTCGAGACGCGTCCGGGCGACCTCCCGAGCGTGGCGGCGCGGGCCCGCATCCGGGCGCGCTGGGAGGCGTACGAGGCGCGCGCGAGCGAGGCGGCGCGCTTCGTGCGCGACATGAATCTGGTGGACATGGCGCTGCAGGCGCGCCTCTACGCCGAGGCGGTGGAGGCCGGTGCGGACGACGCCGGTGGGGGCGGGCGTCGCGTGTCGGCCCCGTTCGACGAGTTCCTGGCGTCCGCGGAGGCGCGCGCGTCGACCGACGTGGGGCGCGCCCTACTGGCGCGCGTCCGCGAGGGGGCGTGA
- the metH gene encoding methionine synthase yields the protein MSRAADRLRAAMRERVLVLDGAMGTMIQAHVLEEADFRGARFADHDRPLMGANDVLSVTQPDLIREIHRGYLAAGADVVETNTFSSTSVGLADYGLEGHVAEINEAAARLAREEVDRVATDAKPRFVAGSVGPTNRTASMSPDVENPGYRAITFDDLAVAYREQVEALLRGGADLILIETVFDTLNAKAALYACDAVSDAWGVEVPVMLSGTITDASGRTLSGQTLEAFWTSVQHAPLVSIGLNCAMGPEALRPYVEELSRLAWVPTTVHPNAGLPNAFGGYDETPAAMTEVLESFLEAGLVNVIGGCCGTTPDHVAAFADVAARHAPRVPPPRDARPRFSGLEPLVIREETNFVNVGERTNVTGSRRFLRLIREGRHDEALDVARDQVEGGAQMIDVNMDEGMLDAEAEMVQFLDRLAAEPEIARVPVVVDASDPAVLRAGLTRLQGRSLVNSLSLKEGEAAFLDAAREVHRLGAGMIVMAFDEAGQADTFERRTSIAARAYGLLTERLGIPPEAIVFDVNVFPVATGIEAHRRYAVDFFEAVRWIKANLPGALTSGGISNVSFSFRGNPRVREAMHAAFLYHARRAGLDMGIVNPSMLEVYEEIEPDLRERVEDVLFDRRDDATERLVALAETLAGRAGKAKETDLAWRDAPVAERLRHALVKGIDRYAAEDADAARRELGAPLAVIEGPLMDGMNVVGDLFGEGKMFLPQVVKSARVMKKAVAELTPYLEAEQDGAAHTAGTIVLATVKGDVHDIGKNIVGVVMASNGFAVHDLGVMVPTETILAEAERVGADAIGLSGLITPSLDEMVAVAKEMQRRGLTTPLLIGGATTSAVHTAVKIAPVYDGLVVHVTDASRSVPVAARAVSDVERPGLAAEVGERFDTLRSRHQARGAGRRLLPLADARANALPTDGSAGAPRPNAPGRTVLELPLHELVDRIDWGPFFHAWELRGRWPQILDDPAKGEQARALKRDADAMLEDWLRREDAGTRAVVGLWPANRDGDDLVVWRDEARRDVRATLRTLRQQAPAREGAPNLALADFLAPAPAADWLGGFAVTTGPWVERLAAAFEAEHDDYASILAKALGDRLAEATAERVHERVRTDLWGYAPDEALGNDDLIAERYRGIRPAPGYPATPDGTEKGPLFDLLQAQALGMSLTESFAMAPAASVAGLYVAHPDARYFAVGRLGRDQVVDYAARKGWSVAEAERWLAPSLGYDPDAETATPPARGAPPPTDGRPAVQARAAADAEDGA from the coding sequence GTGAGCCGCGCCGCCGACCGGCTCCGCGCCGCGATGCGCGAACGCGTCCTGGTGCTCGACGGGGCCATGGGGACCATGATCCAAGCGCACGTCCTCGAGGAGGCCGACTTCCGAGGGGCGCGCTTCGCGGATCACGACCGCCCCTTGATGGGCGCCAACGACGTCCTGAGCGTCACGCAGCCCGACCTGATCCGCGAGATCCACCGCGGCTACCTGGCGGCCGGCGCCGACGTCGTGGAGACGAACACCTTTTCCAGCACGAGCGTCGGTCTCGCCGACTACGGTCTCGAGGGGCACGTCGCGGAGATCAACGAGGCGGCGGCCCGCCTCGCGCGCGAGGAGGTCGACCGGGTCGCGACCGACGCGAAGCCGCGCTTCGTGGCGGGCTCCGTCGGCCCGACGAACCGGACGGCGTCGATGAGTCCCGACGTCGAGAACCCCGGCTACCGGGCGATCACGTTCGACGACCTCGCCGTGGCGTACCGCGAGCAGGTGGAGGCGTTGCTGCGCGGCGGTGCGGACCTGATCCTGATCGAGACGGTGTTCGACACCCTGAACGCGAAGGCGGCGCTGTACGCCTGCGACGCGGTGTCCGACGCGTGGGGGGTCGAGGTGCCGGTCATGCTGAGCGGCACGATCACCGACGCGTCGGGCCGCACCCTCTCGGGCCAGACCCTCGAGGCGTTCTGGACGTCGGTGCAGCACGCCCCGCTGGTGTCGATCGGGCTGAACTGCGCGATGGGCCCGGAGGCGTTGCGGCCGTACGTCGAGGAGCTCTCGCGGTTGGCGTGGGTCCCGACCACCGTCCACCCGAACGCGGGCCTCCCGAACGCGTTCGGGGGCTACGACGAGACGCCGGCGGCGATGACGGAGGTGCTGGAGAGCTTCTTGGAGGCGGGGCTCGTGAACGTCATCGGCGGGTGTTGCGGCACGACGCCGGACCACGTCGCGGCGTTCGCCGACGTCGCGGCGCGGCATGCGCCGCGCGTCCCCCCGCCGCGCGACGCACGCCCCCGCTTCTCCGGCCTCGAACCGCTCGTGATCCGCGAGGAAACGAACTTCGTGAACGTCGGCGAGCGCACGAACGTCACCGGCTCCCGCCGGTTCCTGCGCCTGATCCGCGAGGGCCGGCACGACGAGGCGCTCGACGTCGCCCGCGACCAGGTCGAGGGCGGGGCGCAGATGATCGACGTGAACATGGACGAGGGGATGCTCGACGCCGAAGCGGAGATGGTGCAGTTCCTCGACCGGCTCGCCGCGGAGCCGGAGATCGCGCGCGTACCCGTCGTCGTCGACGCCAGCGACCCGGCGGTCCTTCGCGCGGGCCTGACGCGTCTGCAGGGCCGAAGCCTGGTGAACTCGTTGAGCCTGAAGGAGGGCGAAGCCGCCTTCCTGGACGCCGCCCGGGAGGTGCATCGACTGGGGGCGGGCATGATCGTGATGGCGTTCGACGAGGCGGGGCAGGCGGACACGTTCGAACGCCGCACGTCGATCGCCGCGCGCGCCTACGGCCTCCTGACCGAACGCCTGGGCATCCCCCCCGAAGCGATCGTCTTCGACGTCAACGTCTTCCCCGTCGCGACCGGCATCGAGGCGCACCGCCGCTACGCCGTCGACTTCTTCGAGGCGGTCCGCTGGATCAAGGCGAACCTGCCGGGGGCGCTGACGTCGGGCGGCATCAGCAACGTGAGTTTCTCGTTCCGCGGCAACCCCCGCGTGCGCGAAGCGATGCACGCCGCGTTCCTGTACCACGCGCGCCGGGCGGGGCTCGACATGGGCATCGTGAATCCGTCGATGCTGGAGGTGTACGAAGAGATCGAGCCGGACCTGCGCGAGCGGGTCGAGGACGTGCTGTTCGATCGCCGCGACGACGCGACCGAACGCTTGGTCGCACTCGCGGAGACCCTCGCCGGGCGGGCCGGGAAGGCGAAGGAGACGGACCTCGCCTGGCGCGACGCGCCCGTCGCCGAACGCCTCCGCCACGCGTTGGTGAAGGGCATCGACCGCTACGCCGCGGAGGACGCCGACGCCGCCCGCCGCGAGCTCGGGGCGCCCCTCGCGGTGATCGAGGGGCCCCTCATGGACGGCATGAACGTCGTGGGGGACCTGTTCGGCGAGGGGAAGATGTTCCTGCCGCAGGTCGTCAAGTCGGCGCGGGTCATGAAGAAGGCGGTCGCGGAACTCACGCCCTACCTGGAGGCGGAGCAGGACGGGGCGGCCCACACGGCGGGCACGATCGTGCTGGCGACGGTGAAGGGGGACGTGCACGACATCGGGAAGAACATCGTGGGGGTCGTGATGGCGTCGAACGGCTTCGCGGTGCACGACCTCGGCGTGATGGTGCCGACCGAGACGATCCTCGCCGAAGCGGAGCGGGTCGGGGCGGACGCCATCGGCCTGTCCGGCCTCATCACCCCGTCGCTGGACGAGATGGTGGCGGTCGCGAAGGAGATGCAGCGGCGCGGCCTGACGACGCCGCTGTTGATCGGTGGGGCGACGACGAGCGCGGTGCACACCGCCGTGAAGATCGCGCCGGTCTACGACGGCCTGGTGGTGCACGTCACCGACGCCTCCCGGAGCGTGCCGGTCGCGGCGCGCGCGGTGAGCGACGTCGAGCGTCCGGGGCTCGCGGCGGAGGTCGGCGAGCGGTTCGACACGTTGCGCTCTCGGCACCAGGCGCGCGGCGCCGGTCGGCGCCTGCTGCCGCTCGCCGACGCCCGCGCGAACGCCCTCCCCACCGACGGGAGCGCGGGGGCGCCCCGCCCGAACGCGCCCGGCCGAACGGTCCTGGAGCTCCCCCTGCACGAGCTGGTGGACCGCATCGATTGGGGGCCGTTCTTCCACGCGTGGGAGCTGCGCGGCCGCTGGCCGCAGATCCTGGACGATCCCGCGAAGGGGGAGCAGGCGCGGGCGCTGAAGCGCGACGCGGACGCGATGCTGGAGGATTGGCTGCGCCGGGAGGACGCCGGGACGCGGGCGGTGGTCGGCCTGTGGCCGGCGAACCGCGACGGGGACGACCTCGTCGTGTGGCGCGACGAGGCGCGCCGCGACGTGCGCGCGACGTTGCGCACGCTGCGTCAGCAGGCCCCCGCCCGCGAGGGCGCCCCCAACCTGGCGCTCGCGGACTTCCTGGCGCCCGCCCCCGCCGCCGATTGGCTCGGGGGGTTCGCGGTGACGACGGGTCCGTGGGTCGAGCGCCTGGCGGCGGCGTTCGAAGCGGAGCACGACGACTACGCGTCGATCCTCGCCAAGGCGCTCGGGGACCGGCTGGCGGAGGCGACGGCGGAACGGGTGCACGAGCGGGTCCGCACCGACCTGTGGGGGTACGCACCGGACGAGGCGCTCGGTAACGACGACCTGATCGCCGAGCGCTACCGCGGCATCCGGCCGGCGCCGGGCTACCCGGCGACGCCGGACGGGACGGAGAAGGGCCCGCTGTTCGACCTCCTGCAGGCGCAGGCGTTGGGGATGTCCCTGACCGAGTCGTTCGCGATGGCGCCCGCCGCCAGCGTCGCGGGCCTGTACGTCGCGCACCCCGACGCCCGCTACTTCGCGGTGGGTCGGTTGGGTCGCGACCAGGTCGTCGACTACGCCGCGCGGAAGGGGTGGTCGGTGGCGGAGGCGGAACGGTGGTTGGCGCCGTCGCTGGGCTACGACCCCGACGCGGAGACGGCGACCCCACCCGCCCGGGGCGCACCCCCGCCGACCGACGGGCGGCCGGCCGTCCAGGCGCGGGCGGCCGCCGACGCGGAGGACGGCGCATGA
- the tmk gene encoding dTMP kinase: MNRRAAFVVLEGPEGAGKSTQAARLAARLRARGHDVLETREPGGSPPGERIRTLLLDPDVEVGAEAEFLLYAAARAEHVRTRVRPALEAGRTVVCDRFAASSVVYQGHARGLNVAWIRSVNAIATGGLTPDATVLLDLPADVGLARAARRGAPDRLEAGGAAFHARVRDGFLTEAARAGDWIVVDAAASEDAVADAVWAGLAGVLDEAAADARAPGSP; the protein is encoded by the coding sequence GTGAACCGCCGCGCCGCGTTCGTGGTGCTCGAGGGACCCGAGGGCGCCGGCAAGTCGACGCAGGCCGCCCGCCTCGCCGCACGCCTCCGGGCGCGGGGGCACGACGTGCTCGAGACCCGCGAGCCGGGCGGCAGCCCCCCCGGCGAACGCATCCGCACCCTCCTCCTCGATCCCGACGTCGAGGTCGGCGCCGAAGCGGAGTTCCTGTTGTACGCCGCCGCCCGCGCCGAACACGTCCGGACCCGCGTCCGGCCCGCCCTCGAGGCCGGACGCACCGTCGTGTGCGACCGCTTCGCCGCCTCCAGCGTCGTCTACCAGGGCCACGCGCGCGGCCTGAACGTCGCCTGGATCCGCAGCGTCAACGCCATCGCGACCGGCGGCCTCACACCCGACGCCACGGTCTTGCTCGACCTCCCCGCCGACGTCGGGCTGGCGCGCGCCGCCCGACGCGGCGCCCCCGACCGCCTGGAGGCGGGGGGCGCCGCCTTCCACGCCCGCGTTCGCGACGGGTTCCTCACCGAAGCCGCGCGGGCGGGGGACTGGATCGTCGTCGACGCGGCCGCGTCCGAGGACGCCGTCGCGGACGCCGTCTGGGCCGGCCTCGCCGGCGTCCTGGACGAAGCCGCGGCGGACGCGCGGGCGCCCGGGTCGCCGTGA
- a CDS encoding lysylphosphatidylglycerol synthase domain-containing protein, protein MPQRLTRTAPWILLAVAVVASVALVVASGEDLRSLAALRPGPLLALLALQVVYLGVQSMRFHVVLVRFARRPVGVVPWTRLFVLGRFLNLFVPQAGNVYRAVELRRRFGVTIQDFLVAFVNAPWLAMILNFAFGAAFVAAFARDVEVGGWPLWASLSAATGATAAAPLLALAILPLFPERLRATAWARARLAEMVAVTLESVREGRYLLRVTAWTAAAFVQASVLVWVSFVALDVPAGVAEAVAFYVLLQVATYVQVTPGNLGVQELAFAALSAGFGASAADGVVVSGIVRVTGVAALLVTALPAGGLEALRATRAGAVAAEADGVRGASVARPQVGTAGRSARGDRDGGGSAAP, encoded by the coding sequence ATGCCGCAGCGGCTGACCCGCACCGCGCCGTGGATCCTGTTGGCCGTCGCCGTCGTGGCGTCGGTGGCGCTCGTCGTGGCGAGTGGGGAGGACCTGCGCAGCCTCGCCGCCCTGCGTCCCGGACCGTTGCTGGCGCTGTTGGCGTTGCAGGTCGTGTACCTGGGGGTGCAGAGCATGCGCTTTCACGTCGTGCTGGTGCGGTTCGCGCGTCGGCCGGTGGGGGTGGTGCCGTGGACGCGCCTGTTCGTGCTGGGGCGTTTCTTGAACCTGTTCGTGCCGCAGGCGGGGAACGTCTACCGGGCGGTGGAGCTTCGGCGGCGGTTCGGCGTGACGATCCAGGACTTCCTGGTCGCGTTCGTGAACGCGCCGTGGTTGGCGATGATCCTGAACTTCGCGTTCGGGGCGGCGTTCGTCGCGGCGTTCGCGCGCGACGTCGAGGTGGGGGGTTGGCCGTTGTGGGCGTCGCTGTCGGCCGCGACGGGCGCGACGGCGGCGGCTCCGCTGCTGGCGCTCGCGATCCTGCCGTTGTTCCCCGAACGCCTCCGCGCGACGGCGTGGGCGCGGGCGCGCCTTGCGGAGATGGTGGCGGTGACGCTCGAGAGCGTGCGCGAGGGGCGTTACCTCCTGCGCGTGACGGCGTGGACGGCGGCGGCGTTCGTCCAGGCGTCGGTGCTCGTGTGGGTGAGTTTCGTGGCGTTGGACGTGCCGGCCGGCGTGGCGGAGGCGGTCGCGTTCTACGTGCTGCTGCAGGTCGCGACGTACGTGCAGGTGACGCCGGGCAACCTGGGCGTCCAGGAGTTGGCGTTCGCGGCGTTGTCGGCGGGCTTCGGTGCGTCGGCTGCGGACGGGGTCGTGGTGTCGGGGATCGTCCGCGTGACCGGCGTCGCGGCGTTGCTGGTGACCGCGCTGCCGGCCGGGGGGCTCGAGGCGCTCCGGGCGACGCGGGCCGGCGCGGTCGCGGCGGAGGCGGACGGCGTGCGCGGCGCGTCGGTGGCGCGTCCGCAGGTCGGGACGGCGGGGCGGAGCGCTCGCGGGGACCGGGACGGGGGAGGGTCCGCCGCCCCGTGA
- a CDS encoding Nif3-like dinuclear metal center hexameric protein, with translation MKRDDLVRWLDATLDVHAYPDPSLNGLQVEGRDEVTKVAVAVDGSLAAFEQAAEVGADLVIVHHGLFWGDPEPITGMLGRRVRFLLEHDLNLYAAHIPLDAHRELGNNWGLAALLGLADPTPFAHWQGHPIGVKGTFPNPVTLRDLADTIERELGESVLVHAGGELEVGSLGIVSGAAAREIHTAADEGLDAFLTGEPKHDVFHVPFERHLNALFAGHYMTETVGVKLLAERIEEVHGLDAEFLLLPTGL, from the coding sequence ATGAAGCGAGACGACCTGGTGCGCTGGCTCGACGCCACCCTCGACGTGCACGCCTACCCCGACCCCTCCCTCAACGGCCTGCAGGTGGAGGGGCGCGACGAGGTGACGAAGGTCGCCGTCGCCGTCGACGGCAGCCTCGCCGCCTTCGAGCAGGCCGCGGAGGTCGGCGCGGACCTCGTGATCGTCCACCACGGCCTCTTCTGGGGCGACCCCGAACCGATCACCGGCATGCTGGGCCGGCGGGTGCGCTTCCTGCTCGAGCACGACCTCAACCTCTACGCCGCCCACATCCCGCTCGACGCCCACCGCGAACTCGGCAACAACTGGGGTCTGGCCGCCCTACTGGGCCTCGCCGACCCCACCCCGTTCGCGCACTGGCAGGGCCACCCGATCGGCGTGAAGGGCACCTTCCCGAACCCCGTGACGCTACGCGACCTGGCGGACACCATCGAACGCGAGCTCGGCGAGAGCGTCCTGGTGCATGCCGGCGGGGAGCTCGAGGTCGGGTCGCTCGGCATCGTCTCGGGCGCCGCGGCCCGCGAGATCCACACCGCCGCCGACGAGGGCCTCGACGCCTTCCTGACCGGCGAGCCCAAGCACGACGTCTTCCACGTCCCCTTCGAACGGCACCTCAACGCCCTCTTCGCAGGGCACTACATGACCGAGACGGTCGGCGTGAAGCTCCTCGCCGAACGCATCGAGGAGGTCCACGGGCTCGACGCCGAATTCCTGCTGCTCCCGACCGGCCTGTGA
- a CDS encoding glutaminyl-peptide cyclotransferase produces MRAAATLLASALLLAGCTPPPADALPYEVVARYPHDPAAFTQGLLWHDGALFESTGLYGASSLRRVRLDDGARQAVRYLPDDVFAEGLARVGDELIQLTWKRGEAYRWPLDGFEAAPGPRRVHTYAGEGWGLCFDGERLVMSDGSATLTFRDPDTFAVEGRREVRLDGEPLARLNELACVGDRVWANVWYDDRLVRIDPASGRVDGYLDLRGLLADEERSTLADDAVLNGVAWRPEAGTFLVTGKRWPALFELRVGE; encoded by the coding sequence GTGCGCGCCGCCGCGACCCTGCTCGCGAGCGCCCTCCTGCTCGCCGGGTGCACCCCACCCCCCGCCGACGCCCTGCCGTACGAGGTGGTCGCTCGCTACCCGCACGACCCGGCGGCGTTCACGCAGGGCCTGCTGTGGCACGACGGGGCGCTGTTCGAGAGCACCGGGTTGTACGGCGCCTCGTCGCTCCGCCGCGTCCGCCTCGACGACGGCGCCCGCCAGGCCGTGCGCTACCTACCCGACGACGTGTTCGCCGAGGGCCTCGCCCGCGTCGGCGACGAGCTGATCCAACTCACGTGGAAGCGGGGAGAGGCGTACCGCTGGCCGCTGGACGGCTTCGAGGCCGCGCCCGGACCGCGCCGCGTGCACACCTACGCCGGGGAGGGGTGGGGCCTCTGCTTCGACGGCGAGCGGTTGGTGATGAGCGACGGCAGCGCCACGCTGACGTTCCGCGACCCGGACACCTTCGCGGTCGAGGGCCGCCGCGAGGTCCGCCTCGACGGCGAACCGCTGGCCCGCCTCAACGAACTCGCGTGCGTCGGGGACCGGGTGTGGGCGAACGTCTGGTACGACGACCGGCTGGTGCGCATCGACCCCGCGTCGGGCCGGGTCGACGGCTACCTCGACCTCCGCGGCCTCCTCGCGGACGAGGAACGCTCCACGCTCGCGGACGACGCGGTGCTCAACGGCGTCGCGTGGCGGCCGGAGGCCGGCACGTTCCTCGTGACCGGCAAACGCTGGCCGGCCCTCTTCGAGCTGCGCGTCGGGGAGTGA
- a CDS encoding ABC transporter ATP-binding protein has protein sequence MAVLAAHGLVKRYGRALAVDHVDLHAERGEIVGFLGPNGAGKTTTLRMLAGLIRPDDGTAEILGERVPGPTLRRVGTMIEEPSFYPYLSGRANLHYAATLHGGVPPARIDEVLAFVDMTAAASKRVRAYSQGMRQRLGLARALLHRPDVLLLDEPSNGLDPVGIAEIRENLRAVAQGGVTIVVSSHILAEIEKLVDRVVAIQDGAVRFDGPLDDLLHRVQRRTVTLRLSATDPGALRRALADDAVRGDAHLGAATGPDAADVPPPGGPDAAVRVDVAQADVPDLLRRLLGAGVEVTEARTEGEDLEGAYLRLLDRTDPGVTGDPDGAADDREAAA, from the coding sequence ATGGCCGTCCTCGCCGCCCACGGGCTCGTCAAGCGCTACGGCCGCGCCCTCGCCGTCGATCACGTCGACCTGCACGCCGAGCGCGGCGAAATCGTCGGGTTCCTCGGCCCCAACGGGGCCGGCAAGACGACGACCTTGCGGATGCTCGCCGGCCTGATCCGACCCGACGACGGCACCGCGGAGATCCTCGGGGAACGCGTCCCGGGACCGACGTTGCGGCGGGTGGGGACGATGATCGAGGAACCCAGCTTCTACCCGTACCTGTCCGGCCGCGCCAACCTGCACTACGCCGCGACGCTGCACGGGGGCGTCCCCCCCGCCCGCATCGACGAGGTCCTCGCCTTCGTGGACATGACGGCGGCGGCGTCGAAACGCGTCCGGGCGTACTCCCAAGGGATGCGCCAGCGGCTCGGCCTGGCGCGCGCGCTGCTCCACCGCCCCGACGTGCTGCTGCTCGACGAACCCAGCAACGGCCTCGATCCGGTCGGCATCGCGGAGATCCGCGAGAACCTTCGCGCCGTCGCCCAAGGCGGCGTCACGATCGTCGTCAGCAGCCACATCCTGGCGGAGATCGAGAAGCTCGTCGACCGCGTCGTCGCCATCCAGGACGGCGCCGTCCGCTTCGACGGGCCGCTCGACGACCTGCTGCACCGCGTCCAGCGACGCACCGTGACCCTCCGCCTGTCCGCCACCGACCCGGGGGCGCTGCGGCGCGCCCTCGCCGACGACGCCGTCCGCGGGGACGCGCACCTCGGCGCCGCCACCGGGCCCGACGCCGCGGACGTCCCGCCGCCCGGCGGACCCGACGCCGCGGTCCGGGTCGACGTCGCCCAGGCCGACGTCCCCGACCTGCTGCGCCGCCTGCTCGGCGCGGGCGTCGAGGTGACCGAAGCGCGGACCGAGGGCGAGGACCTCGAGGGCGCCTACCTGCGCCTCCTCGACCGCACCGATCCGGGCGTCACCGGGGACCCCGACGGCGCCGCCGACGACCGCGAGGCCGCCGCATGA